The DNA sequence CACGTCGCTGTGCCGGCCCGCGCTGTCGGACGAGGCGTTCGTGTCTCCGGCGACGGCGCGCGAGATCGCCGACGACCTCGTGGTCACCGAGGCGGCGGTGAAGCAGCACCTGCTGCGGCTGTACCAGAAGTTCCGCATCCCCGAGGGCAGCAACCGGCGCACCCGGCTGGCCAACGAGGTGGTCGCGCTCGGGCTGGTACGGCCCACGCCGGTCGTGCCGCAGCAGCGGGGCAACCCGCCGGCGAACGATCCGCCGCCGCGGGTGGTGAACCGCCGGGCGAGCTGAGGCCGGACGTCGTCAGGAGGCGGCCGCGCGCTCGGCCGCCTCGACGACGTTGGTGAGCAGCATCGCCCGGGTCATCGGGCCCACGCCGCCCGGGTTCGGCGCGAAGAAGCCCGCGACCTCGCGGACCTCGGGCGCCACGTCGCCGACGATGCGTCCGTCGACGCGGGAGACGCCCACGTCGAGCACGGCGGCGCCGGGCCGGATCATGTCGGGGGTGATGAGGTGCGGAGAGCCCGCCGCGGCGACGACGATGTCGGCCCGGCGGGTGTGCGCCGCCAGGTCGCGGGTGCCGGTGTGGCACATCGTGACCGTCGCGTTCTCGCTGCGCCGGGTGAGCAGCAGGCCGAGCGCCCGCCCGGCGGTGAGGCCGCGGCCGACCACGACCGCCTCGGCGCCGTCGAGCGGCACGTCGTACTCGCGCAGCAGGGCGACGATGCCCCGCGGGGTGCACGGCAGGGGGGCGTCGACGGTGTGCACGAGCCGGCCGAGGTTGACGGGGTGGAGGCCGTCGGCGTCCTTGGCCGGGTCGATGCGCTCCAGCAGCGGCCGCGCGTCCAGGTGGGACGGGAGCGGGAGCTGGATGAGGTAGCCGGTGCACGCCGGGTCGGCGTTGAGCCGGTCGATCGCCTCCTCGACGTCGGCCTGGCTCGCGTCGGCGGGCAGCTCCACCCGGATCGAGGCGATGCCCACCTCGGCGCAGTCGCGGTGCTTGCCGGCCACGTACGCCTGGCTGCCGGGGTCGTCACCCACGAGGATGGTGCCGAGGCCCGGCCGCAGGCCGCGCTCGGCGAGCGCCGCGACCCGGGCGGTGAGGTCTGCCTTGATCTTCGCGGCGGTGGCCTTGCCGTCGAGAATGCGCGCGGTCATGACTCGTCATCCTGCCATGCTCGGTGGGCGGCGGCCGGCAACCGGCCGTCCGCCGCCGGTAAACGGATTCACGAACGTGCCGCCGTGCCCCGCCGGGCGACGGCCCCCGGCCGCGGGCGGATCAGCCGTCGGCGTTCTCGCCCCGCGGCGTCATGCCGCCCTCGCGCCGCTCCAGCAGCCGGCGGGTGGCGGGGATGTACTCCACGGCCACCCAGCCGACGTACGCGGAGGCCACGGCGAGGATGAGCAGCGGGATCGGGCTGCTCCAGAATCCGTCGCCGAGCACGAACGACAGCAGCGGGTTGGTCAGGGACATGAAAGGCTCCGGGTCCGGGGACGGGACGAGGGAGGGGACCCGAAAAGGTTAACCGGTCACTGACTCACTTTTTGCCACAAACCGTAAGGATCAGTGGAAGAAGTGACGCGTGCCGGTGAAGTAGAGCGAGATTCCGGCCGCCTCGCAGGCCGCGATCACGTCCTCGTCGCGGACCGACCCGCCCGGCTGCACGATCGCCTTCACCCCGGCCTCGGCGAGCACCTTCGGCCCGTCGTCGAACGGGAAGAACGCGTCGGACGCGGCCACCGAGCCCGCGGCCCGGTCCCCGGCCCGGGACACCGCGAGCCGCGCCGAGTCCACCCGGTTCACCTGTCCCATGCCCACGCCCACGGTCGCGCCGCCGGAGGCGAGCACGATCGCGTTCGACTTCACCGCGCGGCACGCCCGCCAGGCGAAGGCGAGGTCGGCGAGGGTCCGCTCGTCGGCGGCCGGGCCGGCGCGCAGCTCCCAGTTCGCCGGGTCGTCGCCCGGCGCGTCGATGCGGTCGGCCTGCTGCACGAGCAGCCCGCCGTCGATCCGGCGGAACTCGACGGCGTTCGCCGGCGGCTCCGGGCAGACCAGCAGCCGGATGTTCTTCTTCTCGCGCAGCACCTCCACCGCCTCGGGGGCGAAGGCGGGCGCGACCACGACCTCGGTGAAGATCGGCGCGATCTGCCGGGCGAGCTCCACGGTGACCTCCCGGTTCACCGCGATCACGCCGCCGAACGCGGACACCGGGTCGCAGGCGTGCGCCTTGCGGTGCGCCTCGGCGATATCCGCGCCGATCGCGATGCCGCACGGGTTGGCGTGCTTGATGATCGCCACGCACGGCTCGGCGAAGTCCCACGCGGCCCGCCAGGCGGCGTCCGCGTCCACGTAGTTGTTGTAGGACATCTCCTTGCCGTGCAGCTGCTCGGCGTTCGCCAGCCCGCCGGAGCCCTCGGTGTAGAGCGCCGCGCCCTGGTGCGGGTTCTCGCCGTACCGCAGCACGGCCTTGCGCCGCCAGGCGGCGGCGCGGAACCGCGGCCAGGCCACGTCGTCGTCCGGGGCGTACGTCTCGGCGAACCACGAGGCCACCGCGATGTCGTACGACGCGGTGTGGGCGTACGCCTCGGCCGCGAGCCGCCGCCGCTCCTCGAGCGTGAACCCGCCCTCGGCGAGCGCGCGGATCACGTCGGGGTACCGCGCCGGCGAGGTCACCACCGCGACGTTCACGTGGTTCTTCGCCGCGGCCCGCAGGATCGCCGGGCCGCCGATGTCGATCTGCTCCACGCACTCGGCGGGCGACGCGCCCGACGCCACGGTCTGCGCGAACGGGTAGAGGTTGCCCACGACGAGCTGGAACGGCTCGATCTCCAGCTCCTCGAGCTGCTTGGCGTGGCTCGGGTTGGTGAGGTCACCGAGCAGGCCGGCGTGCACCCGCGGGTGGAGGGTCTTGACCCGGCCGTCGAGGCACTCGGGGAAGTTGGTGAGCGACTCGACCGGGGTGACCGGCACGCCCCAGGAGGCGATCGCCGCGGCCGTGCCACCGGTGGATACGATCTCCACGTTCGCCGCGTCGAGGGCGCGGGCAAGCTCCTCGAGACCGGACTTGTCGTAAACCGTGATCAACGCGCGCCTGATCGCGATCCGGGTCAAATGTGCGTCCTTCCACGTGTGCCGGTGTGTCACCGGCGGCCAGCACCGATCGAAACTATACGGCCGGTGACCGTCCAGCCCTCGCGCACCATGCGTCCCACGACGTCGACGAGCAGCCGCCGCTCCACGGTCTTGATCCGCTCGTGCAGCGAGTGCTCGTCGTCGCCCGGCTCGACCCGCACCGGCTCCTGCGCGATCACCGGCCCGGTGTCCACCCCGGCGTCCACCAGGTGCACGGTGCAGCCGGTCACCCGCACCCCGTA is a window from the Thermopolyspora flexuosa genome containing:
- a CDS encoding bifunctional methylenetetrahydrofolate dehydrogenase/methenyltetrahydrofolate cyclohydrolase, with protein sequence MTARILDGKATAAKIKADLTARVAALAERGLRPGLGTILVGDDPGSQAYVAGKHRDCAEVGIASIRVELPADASQADVEEAIDRLNADPACTGYLIQLPLPSHLDARPLLERIDPAKDADGLHPVNLGRLVHTVDAPLPCTPRGIVALLREYDVPLDGAEAVVVGRGLTAGRALGLLLTRRSENATVTMCHTGTRDLAAHTRRADIVVAAAGSPHLITPDMIRPGAAVLDVGVSRVDGRIVGDVAPEVREVAGFFAPNPGGVGPMTRAMLLTNVVEAAERAAAS
- the purH gene encoding bifunctional phosphoribosylaminoimidazolecarboxamide formyltransferase/IMP cyclohydrolase — protein: MTRIAIRRALITVYDKSGLEELARALDAANVEIVSTGGTAAAIASWGVPVTPVESLTNFPECLDGRVKTLHPRVHAGLLGDLTNPSHAKQLEELEIEPFQLVVGNLYPFAQTVASGASPAECVEQIDIGGPAILRAAAKNHVNVAVVTSPARYPDVIRALAEGGFTLEERRRLAAEAYAHTASYDIAVASWFAETYAPDDDVAWPRFRAAAWRRKAVLRYGENPHQGAALYTEGSGGLANAEQLHGKEMSYNNYVDADAAWRAAWDFAEPCVAIIKHANPCGIAIGADIAEAHRKAHACDPVSAFGGVIAVNREVTVELARQIAPIFTEVVVAPAFAPEAVEVLREKKNIRLLVCPEPPANAVEFRRIDGGLLVQQADRIDAPGDDPANWELRAGPAADERTLADLAFAWRACRAVKSNAIVLASGGATVGVGMGQVNRVDSARLAVSRAGDRAAGSVAASDAFFPFDDGPKVLAEAGVKAIVQPGGSVRDEDVIAACEAAGISLYFTGTRHFFH